In Desulfoferula mesophila, the genomic window CGAATTGGGCGTCGCCTTCGAGCTCCAGCCGGTGGAGATTCGCCCCGGCGTGCGCATCGCCATGGTGCAAGACCCCGACGGCAACGTGGTGGAGTTCGTGCAGCTGGGCTGAGGCCTCCTCGCGGCGGCGCTTGCCGGCGCGCCACGGTGAATCCAAACTTGCGACCCACCCCGGCCCCCAGGGCCGCGCGGTGGGCGTTTCTCTGTGCGGCGACTACGCTAGAAGCGGTGGAAGATGACTCTGATAGACCATGCGATCCTGGGGGCCAGCCTGCTGGCCGTGTTGCTGGTGGGCCTGTGGGCCGGACGCGGCGTCACCAAGCTGGAGCACTTTTCGGTGGCCGGGCGGGAGTTCGGGGCCTGGGTGGTCTTCGCCACCCTGTCCGCCTCCTTCATCGGCGGCGGCTTCACCATGGGCAACGCCGAGAAGGTGTTCCTGGTGGGCATCGTCAACATCTTCGCCCTGTGGGGCTTCAGCCTCAAGGAGGTGCTGGTGGCCACGGTGATCGCGCCGCGCATGCAGCGCTTCCCCGATGCCATCAGCGTGGGCGGCATCATGGGGCAGGCCTACGGCAAACCCGGCCGCATGGTCACCGGCGTTTTCGGGGTGATGCTCTGCGCGGGGATCATGGGGGCCCAGGTGGGGGCCATGGGCTACGTGTTCAACCTCTTTTTGGGGCTGGACTACCTGGTGGGCATCCTCATCGGCTGCAGCATCGCCATCGCCTATTCCACGGTGGGCGGCATGCGGGCGGTGGTCTTCACCGACATCCTGCAGTTTTTGATCCTGGGGGTGGGCATACCCCTGACCTTGTTCCTGGGGCTGGACCTGGCCGGCGGGTGGCGGGCGGTGGCCGACAAGGTCCCGGCGGACCACCTGACCCTGCTGGGCGAGATGGGGCCCTGGGCCTTCATCTCCCTGTTCCTCACCTTTCTCCTGGGCGAGACCCTGGTGCCGCCTTACGTGCAGCGCCTGATGATCGGGCGCAGCGCAGGCCATACCGCCCGGGGCACCCTGTGGTCCGGCCTGTTCTCGGTGCCCTTTTTCGCCATATCCGGGGCCATCGGCCTGGTGGCTCTGACCATGGCCCCGGACCTGGATCCCAACCTGGCCTTGCCCTATCTGGTGCAACAGGCCCTGCCCGTGGGGCTCCGGGGCCTGGTAGTGGCGGGCATCATCGCGGTGGTGATGTCCTCGGCCGACTCCTTTCTCAACGGCGCGGCGGTGTGCCTGACCAGCGACGTGGTGCTGCCGGCCATGCGCAATCCCCTGAGCGAGCGGGGACAGCTTCGGCTGGCCAAGGGAGCCAACCTCATCACCGGCATCCTGGCCATCGTCTTCGCCATCAGCATCAAGAGCGTGCTGGGCATCCTGCTCTATGCCTACAACTTTTGGGCTCCGGTGATCCTGCCGCCCCTGGTGGCCGCCTTTTTCGGCACCCGGGCCGGGGCGGGGGTGTTTTTGGCTGCCGCCGCGGCGGGCCTGGGGGGCACGGTGCTGTGGAACGTGGGTCTGGGCGCGCCCGGCGGCGTGGACGGCCTTATCATCGGGGTGGGCTGCAACGCCCTGGTGTTTTGGCTGGGCAAGTTCCTGAGCCGCGCTCCGGCCTAGGGCAAGGCGTCAATCTGGCGCTGGTGCAGGCGGGTAAGGCAGACCAAGGCCAGGATGGAGCCCAGCAGGCACAGGGCCATGTCGCTCTGGGTGTCCCACACGTAGCCCTGGGTGCCCAGGAAGTCCTCCGCCGCCGTACCGGTGAGCTCCGCGGTCCACCACTCGATGAGCTCGTAAAAAGCGCTGATGGCCAGGCACACGCTTACCACCAGAAAACTCAGCCAGCCCCGCCGGGTGACCACGTGGCCCCGCAACAGCACCTCCCGGGTGACCATGGCCGGCACGAAGCCCTGGGCGAAGTGGCCCAGCTTGTCGTAGTTGTTGCGCCCCAGGTCCAGCGCCTGGCTGAGCCAGTCGAACAGGGGCACCCGGGCATAGGTGTAGTGCCCGCCGATGAGCAGGATGATGGCGTGCAGCCAGATGAGCAGGTACACCAGGCGGGTGAGGCGAAAGCGGCGATAGGTGATGGCCAGGGCGGCCAGGGCCATTAGCGCGGGCAGCACCTCCAAGAGCCAGGTGAAGCGGTCGTAGGGCCTAAAGCCCGACCAGGCCAGCAGGGCCAGGAAGCTGACCAGGTAGAACAGGTTGAACTTGTCGGTGCGGTCCATGGCTCCTCCCTTGGCCCGGGGCTCTTGCGAGCCCCATGATGCCAAAAACGGCGGCCCAAGGGAAGGCGGACCGGGGCGCTAATCCTTGACCAGGTCCGCGCTGCTCACCACGCACAGGGCTTCGGTGCGCTGGTAGGGCTTGACGCCGGCCACCTCGGTGACCTCCCTGGCGCCGGGCTCGGCGGCGCCGGGCATGCGGAAGGCGGCCACGTCCACCGGCTCCACCGGGGTCTCGCGGGGGGCGTCCAGCTGGGGCACCCACTCGTAGGGCAGGCGGTAGGCCCGGTAAACCATGTTGAAGCGGCTGGAGGTGCCGAAGTGGGGACTGATGTACTCCCAGACGATCTGGTGTTCAGCGGTCACCTCGATGATCCGGCCGCCGCTGCCCTCGGTGATGAGGGTGTTGCCGTTGGGCAGGCGCTGGGCGCTGCTCACAAAGGGGCTGTAGAAGCGGTTGGCGTCCATGGGCATGCGGTAGCCGGCCTCGGCCGGAGTGTATTGCCAGACGATTTTCAGGCTGACGGGGTCGATCTCCAACACGCGGGAGTAGTCGCGCAGGGCGTTCTTGGTGCCCTTGGGGGCGCCGGGGTTGGGGGCGCCGTAGCCGGCCCAGCCGCCGTTGTCGAAAACCAGCAAATGGCCCTCGCCGGGCAGGCCGCGGGGGATCAGGTGGGCGTGGTGCTTGCCGATGATCCAGCCCAGCTTCTTGAGCGCCGGGCTGGCGGCGTAGTCGGGCCCGATGTGCCAGACGACCTTGCCGGAGCTCTTGTCGGTGATGCCGATGATGTTGGCCTCGCGGGCGGACCAGATGAGGTTGTCCGGGTGGAAGCGGGCGTCGCCGGCGTCGAACCACTTGTTGGGCCCCAGGGCGGACATGGAGTTGACGTGCATCCAGTCGCCGCCGCAGTTGCGCAGGTTGGGGTCGCGGCTCAGGATGTTGCGGGCCTCCTCGCTCCATTCGAACTCGTCGAAGTGCTCGTTCAAGACCCACTCCCACACGATCTGGCCGTCCCAATCCACCTCCACGAAGGCGTCGTCCAATAGCAGCTTGTCCGAGATATTCGGGTTGTGCGCGTTCTTGTGGACCAACACCAGGGTGTTGCCGCTAAGGGGCTGGGGCTCCAGGCCCGGGGCGTAATAGCCCACCGGGTTGCCCTCGCGCTGGAAATCATGGTGGTGGCGGGCCATCCATTGCGGCTGTTCGCCGGGGTCTTCGATGTATTCGTGCTCGTTGAAGCGCCAGACCACCTTGCCGTCCCAGTCCACCTGCACCACGTCCTGGTAGTCCTGCATGCCGTACTTGGTGTTGCGCTCGCCGGTGGAGCCCAGGACGTAACCGCCGGGCAGGATTTTGTTGGGCAGGCCGTGCAGGCCCTTCCACAACTTGACCTCGGCCCCGTTCATGTCGATGAGCAAGGCGCCCAGTTCCTTGGCCTGGAATACGGTGTAGCCGCTCCAGCAGCGGGAGGGATCATAAATGGTCGTGCCCGTGGGGTAGATGCTCGGATAAGTCATGCTTGCTCCTCGAGACGGGGCTGCGAATCCACCAGGCCGTTGGTGCCGAATTTCTCTTCCCAGTCGTCAAAGGCCGGCTTGATCTGCAGCAGGTGATCGTAAAAAAGTCGCCGAGCCCCCTCGGGGTCGCGCGCCACGATTTTTTCCAAGATCAGCGAGTGCGTAACGCTGTCGTGGTAGATGCGGTCCTTTTGCCTGAGGCTCAGGATCATGTCCTCGGTGAAATCCAGGAAGATGTTGACCTGCATGGCGAACAGGGGGTTGTGCGAGGCCTGGGCCACCAGGCGGTGGAACCCGATCTGCCAGCGCACATAATCCGGGGTGCCCTTTGTGGGCACCAACGCCAAGTATTGGCGCAGCCGGTCCAGGTCGTCCTCGTCGGCCCTTTGGGCGGCCAGCGCCGCCACGGTGGGCTCGATGAGCAGGCGCACCTCCACGATGTGGGCGGGCCGCACCTTGCCCAGGCTGGCCATGTCGCGCATCACCGAAGTCACCGCGTCGTGGCTCATCTCCTGCACGAAAGCCCCGCCATGGGCCCCCCGCTTCACCTCCACCAGGCCGGACTTCTTCAGGTCCCAGATGGCTTCGCGCACGATGATGCGCGAGGTGCCGAAGGTCTCGGCCAACTCCCTTTCGTTGGGCAGCCGCTGACCGGGCTGGTATTCCCCGCGAAAGATGGATTGGCGCAGCTGGTGCGACACCTGCAGGAAACGGCGCGATTTGTCGATGCGCGTGAAGGGCATAACTAACACCTTGCCTGGGCGCTTAGCCCGGCTGCCTGGAAATATCGTTCCTCGGGAACGGGGACTGGTACGGGCCCGCGCATCCGGCTTCTGCGGGGCCGGGGCCCCGGCGGGCCGCTGGGCCCGCCGGGGAATCGGGTCTATTCGGATCCGGCGGGAATCTTGATCCCCTGCTCCTTGTAATACTTGGCCGCGCCGGGATGCAGCTGCATGCCGCCGGCGCGCACCGCGTATTGCATGGTCAAGTGCTTGAGCCAGGGGTGGGTCTTGGTGTTCTTCTTGGCCTGTTCCCAGAACAGCTTGACGACTTCGTAGGCGGTGGCTTCGTCCATCTTCTGGTTCACACAAACGCCCACGATGGAGCCCAGGGTGTAGACGTCCGTGGTGTTGTCCACTCCCTTGCCGTAGATGCCCGCGGGGATGATGCCCAACTCGCGGCCCGTCTTGGTGGTCACCTTGATGGCCGCCGGGTTGGCGTCATACTCGGCCTTGGTCAGGCCCAGCAGGTGCAGCTTGTTGGTGAGGGAAAGCTGCTCCACCGTGGGGAAGGGCGCGATGCCTCCGGCCACGTACACGTCGAACTGGCGGTCCTGGAAGCCCTGGAAGGCCGAGGACCAGGAACCCTTGACGTTGTCGAAATCCTTGTTGGGCTCCATGCCGGTAACGGCGGCCACCCATTCACGCGCCGCGGCCCAGGCGCCGCCGCCGGGGGGGCCCAGGAAAACCCGCTTGCCCTTCATGTCCTTGAGCTGCTTGATGCCCGCGTCGGCATAGGTCACGAAGTGGTATTGACCGTAGGGGAACCAGAAAAGCAGGCGCAAGTCCTTGGCCAGGGCCGGGGCGTCCTTGAGCTTTTTGTACATGGCCTTCTGGTTCTTCATGAAGGCGTAGATGTTGGGGTTGGTCATGCATAGATCGATTTTGCCCTTGGCCACGTCGATCATGTGCTTGGTGGCCGCGCCGGTGGCGTCCACCTTGATCTGCAACTGGTCCTGGGCCTGGTTGATCATGGTGGCCATGGTGGTCATGGTCAGATAGGCCGACGATCCCGGGGCGATGGTGGCCATCTTGAGGGTTTTGGCCGCCTGGGCCGGGATGGCCAGGGTCAGGAGCAAGGCTCCGGTTAACAACGCTCGCGATAGGTTTTTCCTGCTCATGCCGCCCCTCCTTCAGGATTGCATTGATGGTTGACGCAGCCTACGAATAGCCTGCACGTTCAGCAACAGACACATCGCCAGCAGCCCTCCGCCCATGAGGCCGGAGGCCACGCCGGGGACGATCAGCAATATAGCCGCCAGCAAGCGCAGGGCGCGTTGCCATATAGGCAGCTTGTTCCACTCCCAGCCTCCCAGAGCGGTGGCGATGCCCCAGGTTGACAACACGAAAATGCACAGGGCCCAGGCCAGGCCGATCAGGCTGAGGTCGCCGACCACCAACAGGATGTCGGGATGGAAGGCGAACAGATAGGGGATGATGAACCCGGCGATGGCCAGGCGGGTGGCCTGGAAGCCGGTCTCCATGGGGTTGGCCTCCGCGATGGGCGCGGCGGCGAAGGCCGCCAGGGCCACCGGCGGGGTGACCACGCTGAGCACCCCGAAATACACCACGAACAAATGGGCCGCCATCAACGAGAGCCCCAGCTTGTGCAACACCGGGCCCAGCACGATGGCGATCATCAGGTAGGCCGCGCCGGTGGGCACCCCCATGCCCATGACCAGGCAGGAGAGCATGACGAACACCAGGGCCAGCCAAATGTTGCTGGAGGCCACCGACAGCACCGCCTCGGCGAACATGAGGCCGATGCCGGTCATGTTGATCACCCCGATGACGAAGCCGATGGCGCTGACGATAATCATCAAAACGGCGCAGGTCTTGCCGGAATCCACCAGGGCGCGCCACCATTTTTCGGGGCGCCGGAATTCCGGGAACAGCACCAGGCTGAACACGAAGGCGCTGATCAGGGCGTAGAACCCTGCGTTCTGGGCGGTGCGGCCCGTGATGAGCACCGCGATGATCACCCCCAGGGGCACCACCAGGGCCAGGCTTTTGACCATGTCGTCGCGGGTCAGCTTGATCCGCTCGTTCTTGGGCAACGCCTCGATCCCCATGCGCTTGGCCTCGATGAACACCACCACGAACAACGAAGAGTAGTACATGAGCGAGGGGATAAGGGCGGCCACGATGATCTTCAGATAGGGGATGCCGGTGATGTCGGCCATGAGAAAGGCCACCACTCCCATGACCGGAGGCATGATCTGCCCTCCGGTGGAAGCCGCCGCCTCCACTCCGCCCGCGAAGCTGGGCTTGAATCCGACCTTTTTGATGATGGGGATGGTGAACACCCCGGTGGAGACCACGTTGGCCACCGCGGTGCCCGAAAGGGAGCCGAACAGGGCCGAGGCGGTCACGGCGGCGTGGGCGGGCCCGCCGGCAAAGCGGCCCGTGGCGGCCAGGGCGATTTTAAGCAACACCTCGCCCGCGCCGGAGCGCTGCAAGACCGCGCCGAAAACGATGAACACCAGCACGGTGCGGCTTACCACCTCCACCGGCCGGCCGAAGACCCCGTCCGTGGAGAACCACAGGTTTTCCACCGCGTGTCGCCAGCCCACGCCGGCCCCCAACAGGGTGGGCGGCAGAAGCAGATAAGCGCCCGAGGCCAGCACCACCAGCAGCATGGGGATGCCGAAGTATCGGTAGGAAAGATAGCAAGTCAAGGCGATGGCCACCCAGCCCAGGGCGCTTTGCCCCGGACTGATGGTGATGATGTTCACCTCCTGCTCGAACATCACCACGCCCCACTCCCAGAAAATGTAGATCAAAAACAGCCCGAGCAGGAAATGCAGGGCTAGAAGGATCTGGTGGGGTGACTTTTTGTCTGGATCATGCTCCAGGCGCAGAAAGCAGATAAGCAGGGCCACAAGCACGGTCAGTCCGGAGACCACCACCATGTCGAAAACACCGATGGCAGCCACCACGACCGCGAACAAGGCCATTCCCGCGCACAACAGATTCAAGATGATTTCAATGTTACGAGTCAAGGCGGCTCCCTACTACAGGTGGTCGGCATGGTGATTGCGCGATGACAAGCGACCCGGCGCGGCCTGGCGAGGGCGGGCGGAGCTCAAAAAGGCTGTGTGAACCAGGTGTGGCCCTGTCGTGAACTTGTTGAACGAGACAAGCCACCCTCTGCCGCATCGGTCAATTCCTTTCGGTCAATTCCTTATGGGTAATGGGTTACCAATTATCATATTCGTTTGTCAACGGGAAAATCGCTTACGTTTGCACATGGTCGCCGTTGCCCCGCCGAGGAGGGCGAAGAGTTGTATTTTTTGTTTTACTAGCGAGTGAAAATGACGTTAAATAGTGACATAATCTTGCCTGCCGGACGGTTTGGATTAACCGACACCGCCTGAGAGGTCGTGCGTCTTGTTGGGGGTAAATCTCTAAAACAACGTTTTCTAAGTCCCAGCTTTTCATGTTGGGCTGAGTAATTACCACTTAGTAGGTACAAAGGATGGAAAAGTCTATGAAAAAGAGCGTACTGGTTTTTGCGCTGATCGCAGTGATGGCCCTGGCCGTGCCCTTCATGGCCCAGGCGGCCGACAAACCCGATGGAACGGTGGCGTTCAAAACCCATAACGTGGCGGTCGGCGTGGGCGTCACCTGGGGTGACGGCACCCTCACCTACAAAGGCAAAACCTACAAGTTCAGCATCGAGGGCCTCAGCTTGCTGGACCTGGGCATGGGCGACGTGGAAGCCAAGGGCGAGGTGTACAACCTGAAGAAGCTCTCCGACTTCGAAGGTAACTACTCTTCGGTCCAGGCCGGCGCGGCCTTGGGCAAGGGTGTTGCCGTTTCCCAGCTGGTCAACGACGCTGGCGTGAAGATGAACCTGAAGGCCGTGCAGGACGCCGCGCGCCTGACCCTGGCCCCCGGCGGCATGAAGATCAAATTCAAGAAGTAAGCGCGCCCATCTGACCTGTCCCTTTAGCGCTTAAAAGAATCGGCCGGGATTGCGTACAGCCACTGGGCGGCGCAATCCCGGTCTTTTTGTGCGATGCGAAATCCGCCCTAACGGCGCGAGTCATCGGGCCTTAGGAGGGTTGTTATCTGCCTAACTGGCGGTCACTCTCCGATAGGTAGTTGATGAAGGCTTGAGCCGAGGGAGAAATGGTGACTCCCCTGCGGACAACCACCCCTCCCTGGGTGGCCAGGCGATTCCCCCGCACCGTCAGCTCCCGCAAGGTCCCGGCCTCGAAATCGGAGCGCAAGACATTTTGGGTGGCCAGTCCGACGGCCAGGCTGTTGGCCACCACCATTTTGGTCAGGAAGAGATCTTCGCACTCTATCGCCGGTCTGGCGACCACGACACCTTCGGCCGACTTTTCCACTTGCACCATGTCTTGCAAAAAAATCTTCGCGCGCGTGGGTAGCTGCAGGGTGGCCAGGGGATAGGCGGCCAAATCCTCGACCCGCGCCGGGGCCGTCTCCAGCAGGGGGTGGTCCGGGCGACAAAAAAACACCCCCGATTGGGTGCTCAAGGGAATTACCTTGTACTCGGCACAATCCTCCAGGGCGGAGGTTTCGCCCACATACAAATCCAGCTCACCGGATTGCATCCTTTGGGTCAAGCCGGTCCACCCCCCGGTGCTTATGCGCAGTTTTATTTGGGGATAGTCGGCCACGAAGCGGCCCACCGCCGGCCCGGCCAGGCTGGCCACGTAAACCGGCCCGAACCCCACGCGCAGGGTGCCTATCTTCATGCCGCGCATCATGTGGAGCTCCCGTTCGGCCTCCTGCAACTGTCCCAAGATGTTGGCCGCGCGGCCCAGATAGGTCTCGCCAAAGGGTGTGGGGGTGACTTCCGTTTTCTTGCGGTCAAACAGCGGCACCCCCAGGTCTTTTTCCAGCTTTTGTATGGCCCGGGACAAGGCGGGCTGCGAGATTCCCAGATCGCGGGCGGCCGCCGTGAAATTACGGTGCTGATCCAGGGCCAGGGCGTAGTACAAGGATTTTAAACTGTCCATGCAAAAATTATATCGTGGCCAAAACTATTTTGCATCAAAACCGGCCGCCGCCACGCCGCCCTGTTGGGAATAGTTGCTGTTATGCATTAATGTAAACTAGTTAGGTGGCTTGGTGTTACCGGGGGCACGGTTTTATAATTTGAAACGATATCTCCGGTGTTTATTGCAAGCAGCCCTGCAATCTCCCTATAATATTATCAGGTCACCTTCAGGCAGTTTGTTCTAAAAAAAGCTAGCAGGCAGTCTGTGGGCCGCCTGCCCCCAATCACATGACCTTGGCAAATTCTTACCCTTTAGAGCGGCAGGCAAAACGGAGGTTTTTTGATGCGATTGCTATCCGGCAAAACGATTTTCATATGGCTCATGGCCCTCATGGTGGGCCTGGCCTTTTTGGCCTCGCCGGCCATGGCGGCCAAGAAACCCAACATCCTGTTAATCGTCTCCGATGACACCGGCTATGGTGACATCGGCGTCTATGGTGGCGGCGAGGGCCGCGGCATGCCCACCCCCAACCTGGACCGCATGGCGGACGAGGGCATGACCTTCTTCTCCTTCTACGCCCAGCCCAGCTGCACCCCGGGCCGCGCGGCCATGCAGACCGGGCGCATCCCCAACCGCAGCGGCATGACCACCGTGGCCTTCCAGGGCCAGGGCGGCGGCCTGCCCGCGGCGGAGTGGACCCTGGCCTCGGTGCTCAAGACCGCCGGCTATGAGACCTACTTCACCGGCAAGTGGCACCTGGGCGAGGCGGACTACGCCCTGCCCAACGCCCAGGGCTACGACCACATGAAGTATTGCCTGCTGTACCACCTCAACGCCTACACCTACGGTGATCCCAATTGGTTCCCGGACATGGACCCCAAGCTTAGGGCCATGTTCGACAAGGTGACCAAGGGCGCGCTGACGGGCGACGCCGGCCAGAAGCCCAAGCAGGACTGGAAGGTCAACGGCGAGTACGTGGACACCCCGGAAAAGGGCCTGGTGGGCATTCCCTTCCTGGACAAATATGTTGAGCAGGCGGGCCTGGAGTTCCTGGAGAAGGCGGCCAAGTCCGACAAGCCCTTCTTCATCAACGTGAACTTCATGAAGGTGCACCAGCCCAACCTGCCGGCGCCCGAGTTCAAGCACAAGTCCCTTTCCAAGACCAAGTACGCCGACTCCATCGTGGAGCTAGACGCCCGCATCGGCCACCTCGTGGACAAGCTGAAGGCCCTGGGCCTGGACAAGAACACCCTGGTCTTCTGGACTACCGACAACGGCGCCTGGCAGGACGTGTATCCCGACGCGGGCTACACCCCCTTCCGGGGAACCAAGGGCACGGTGCGTGAGGGCGGCAATCGGGTGCCGGCCATCGCGATCATGCCCGGCAAGATCAAGGCCGGGGTGCGCAACTACGACATCCTGGGCGGCCTGGACTTCATGGCCACCTTCGCCAAGCTGGCGGGCATCGAGCTGCCCAGCAAGGACCGCGAGGGCCAGCCCATCATCTTCGACAGCCACGATATGACCCCGGTGCTGTTCGGCACCGGCAAGTCGGCCCGCACCACCTGGTTCTACTTCACCGAGAACGAGCTGACCCCCGGCGCGGTGCGCGCGAACAACTACAAGGCCGTGTTCAACCTGCGCGGCGACGACGGACAGGCCACCGGCGGCCTGGCGGTGGACACCAACCTGGGCTGGAAGGGCCAGGAGAAGTACGTGGCCACGGTTCCCCAGTTGTTCGACCTGTACCAGGACCCCCAGGAGCGTTACGACCTGTTCATGACCAACTGGACCGAGCGCACCTGGACCATGGTGACCTTCAACGATGCGATTACCGCGTTGATGAAGACCTACATCAAGTACCCCCCGCGCAAGCTGCAGAGCGAGAGTTACGCCGGTCCCGTAACCCTGAGCAAGTACCAGAACTTCAAGTACATCCGCGATTCGTTGGCCAAGGACGGGTTCACCATCCCCATGCCTACGGGCAACTAAGCGGCCCAGCACGGATCACCTGAAAACAGAGAGCGCCCCCTTGGGGGGGCGCTCTTGCTATCATAAGAATCGATAGGCGGCGGCCCCCATAGGGCGGCCGGGCTCCAGGCGTGGCTGAAAAAGCCCCAACAAAGGTGGTGCCGGTATGAAATGGTGTGCTGCAACCGTCTGTCTTGTTTTAGTTGCCTTGCTGGGCCTTCCGCTGGCCGCAGGCGCCGCCGAAGCGGGGGACAGCGCCCAGTCGGCCGCCGATGCCGCGGCCCAGGCCAACAACCCCCTGGCCAACATGACCGCGCTCAATTTTCAGAACTACTACATCGGACGGGTGACCGAGACCGGTGAGGACGCCAACCAGTTCTGGGTGCGCTTTGCCCAGCCGTTTTCGGTGGCCAAGACCAACTGGATCATGCGGGCCTCCCTGCCGGTGAACACCTACCCCAACCTGATGGACGGGGGCCATGAGACCGGCTTGGGGGATTTCAACATCTTCGCCGCTTATCTGATCGACATCGGCAACCCGGCGATAAGTTTCGGTATCGGTCCTCAGCTCACGGTGCCCACCGCCACCAAGGACGAGTTGGGCTCGGAGAAATGGTCGGCCGGCGTGGCCAACGTGCTGTTCAACGCCAGCTCGCGGCGTCTCCAATACGGCTACCTGCTCACCTGGCAGGCCAGTTTCGCGGGCAACGACGACCGCAGCAACGTGAACACCGGCGCCTTCCAGCCCTTTGCCATGTACCAACTCGGCAATGGCTGGTACCTGCGTTCGGCGCCGATCTGGGTCTACAACTTTGAAAATGGCGACTACGACGTTCCCCTGGGGGCGGGCGTGGGCAAGGTAATAAAATCCGGCAAGACGGTGTTCAATATTTTCGTGGAGCCCCAGGTGTCGGTGATCGACGAGGGCGCCGGCTGGCCGGAGTGGCAGATTTTAGCGGGACTCAACCTGCAGTTCACCAACTGACGGACCTGAGCAACCCCCCGGGGCCGCGTACGGCCCCTAGATCTTGAGAGGCAGCCCTTCCCCTCATGTTTTTTCACGCCGGCGGCACCGAGCGCCCAGGAGGGTCCGGTGTCCGTGCGGCGGTCAATAGTTTTGCGGAGGAAACCATGCAATCCAAATGGTCGTTCAGCTTAATCGCAATTATTGTGGCGTTCATGGTGTTGGCGGCGGTTCCCTGCTTGGCCGCGGGCGACCCTCTGCCTTCCTGGCGGGACGGCGCCGCCAAGCAGGCCATCATCACCTTTGTGGACAAGGTCACCCGCGAGGGCGGGCCGGATTACGTGGCGCCCCGGGATCGCATCGCTACCTTTGACAACGACGGCACCCTGTGGTCCGAGCAGCCGATGTACGTGCAGCTGTTTTTCGTCCTGGAGCGGATTAGGGAGTTGGCCCCCCGGCATCCCGAGTGGAAAAACAACCCCGCGGTGCAGGCGGCCCTGGCCGGCGACAAAGCCAAGCTGATGAAAATGGGGCACAAGGGCATCCTGGAGTTGGCGGCCCTGACCCACGCCGGCATCACCGCCCAGCAGATGCAGGAGCTTTCCGCCGCCTGGCTGAAGACCGCGCGCAATCCCGTCAAGCACATGCTTTTCGTGCAGATGATCTATCAGCCCATGGTCGAGCTGCTGGCCTACCTAAGGGACAACGGCTTCAAGACCTTCATCGTCTCCGGCGGCGGGGTGGACTTCATCCGCGCCTTCTCCCTGCAC contains:
- a CDS encoding arylsulfatase, with the protein product MALMVGLAFLASPAMAAKKPNILLIVSDDTGYGDIGVYGGGEGRGMPTPNLDRMADEGMTFFSFYAQPSCTPGRAAMQTGRIPNRSGMTTVAFQGQGGGLPAAEWTLASVLKTAGYETYFTGKWHLGEADYALPNAQGYDHMKYCLLYHLNAYTYGDPNWFPDMDPKLRAMFDKVTKGALTGDAGQKPKQDWKVNGEYVDTPEKGLVGIPFLDKYVEQAGLEFLEKAAKSDKPFFINVNFMKVHQPNLPAPEFKHKSLSKTKYADSIVELDARIGHLVDKLKALGLDKNTLVFWTTDNGAWQDVYPDAGYTPFRGTKGTVREGGNRVPAIAIMPGKIKAGVRNYDILGGLDFMATFAKLAGIELPSKDREGQPIIFDSHDMTPVLFGTGKSARTTWFYFTENELTPGAVRANNYKAVFNLRGDDGQATGGLAVDTNLGWKGQEKYVATVPQLFDLYQDPQERYDLFMTNWTERTWTMVTFNDAITALMKTYIKYPPRKLQSESYAGPVTLSKYQNFKYIRDSLAKDGFTIPMPTGN
- a CDS encoding HAD family hydrolase codes for the protein MQSKWSFSLIAIIVAFMVLAAVPCLAAGDPLPSWRDGAAKQAIITFVDKVTREGGPDYVAPRDRIATFDNDGTLWSEQPMYVQLFFVLERIRELAPRHPEWKNNPAVQAALAGDKAKLMKMGHKGILELAALTHAGITAQQMQELSAAWLKTARNPVKHMLFVQMIYQPMVELLAYLRDNGFKTFIVSGGGVDFIRAFSLHAYGIPSYQVIGSSLKSKFEFKDGKAEVIKLPEINSIDDGPGKPENIELQIGQRPIMAVGNSDGDLPMLQFAASGTGARLMMLVHHDDATREFAYDRKSDMGRLDKGLDMAKKNGWLLISMKNDFAQVYPTAK
- a CDS encoding LysR family transcriptional regulator; the protein is MDSLKSLYYALALDQHRNFTAAARDLGISQPALSRAIQKLEKDLGVPLFDRKKTEVTPTPFGETYLGRAANILGQLQEAERELHMMRGMKIGTLRVGFGPVYVASLAGPAVGRFVADYPQIKLRISTGGWTGLTQRMQSGELDLYVGETSALEDCAEYKVIPLSTQSGVFFCRPDHPLLETAPARVEDLAAYPLATLQLPTRAKIFLQDMVQVEKSAEGVVVARPAIECEDLFLTKMVVANSLAVGLATQNVLRSDFEAGTLRELTVRGNRLATQGGVVVRRGVTISPSAQAFINYLSESDRQLGR